GGGGGGCCTTTGAGCGGACGGTCGGGGGATTTCGCCACTGCGTGGCCGCGGGGCAGCGGGTCGGGCTGCGGCTGACGCTCACCCGCCATACCGCGGCCGAGTTGCACCGGATCTTCGACTTCATCGAGGCGGAGCAGATCAACCGGGCCTGTTTCTATCACCTGGTCACCTCCGGCCGGGGCCGGAGCCTCACCGGCGACCAGCTCTCTCCCGCGGAGACGCGGCGGGCCCTGGACATCATCCTGGAGCGGACCGCTGACTTCGCCCGGCGGGGGCTGCCGAAAGAGATCCTCACCGTTGATAATCACGCGGACGGGGTGTATGTGTACCTGAAGCTTCTCGCGGGGGACCCCGGGCGGGCCGCGGACGTGCTGCGCCTCCTGGAATGGAACGGGGGCGGTCTGCACTCCTCCGGGGTCGGAATCG
The nucleotide sequence above comes from Candidatus Methylomirabilis sp.. Encoded proteins:
- a CDS encoding SPASM domain-containing protein; this translates as GAFERTVGGFRHCVAAGQRVGLRLTLTRHTAAELHRIFDFIEAEQINRACFYHLVTSGRGRSLTGDQLSPAETRRALDIILERTADFARRGLPKEILTVDNHADGVYVYLKLLAGDPGRAADVLRLLEWNGGGLHSSGVGIGAIDWVGDVHADQFWTHYSLGNVKRRAFSHIWQDTADPLMAGLKDRRSRISGRCRACRFFNACGGALRVRAELATGDPWAPDPACYLTDAEVGLPVAVGAAGPARISPPARGAVRPASEVSDAS